A portion of the Sulfuricurvum kujiense DSM 16994 genome contains these proteins:
- a CDS encoding MarR family winged helix-turn-helix transcriptional regulator has protein sequence MGFESDKSIGFLIAKARNTLKNEFEKELKPYSLSYAHRVILIRLSEKEGLTQKELAQDTYFEQSNLTLMLNRLELKGLVKRSAKENDRRAYIVTITPAGKRLRETLVQMGEDVMDRALRGLSGEQKEALSYMLQIIYENLKTSTSHG, from the coding sequence ATGGGGTTTGAATCTGACAAGTCGATAGGATTTCTTATCGCTAAAGCACGCAATACCCTGAAGAATGAATTCGAAAAAGAGTTGAAACCGTATTCGCTTTCATATGCTCATCGGGTTATTTTAATCCGGCTGAGTGAAAAAGAGGGATTGACACAAAAAGAGTTGGCGCAAGACACCTATTTCGAGCAATCAAATTTAACATTGATGCTCAATAGGCTTGAGCTGAAAGGGTTGGTCAAGCGTTCCGCAAAAGAGAACGATCGCAGGGCCTATATCGTTACGATCACGCCTGCGGGGAAGAGGCTTCGGGAAACACTTGTCCAGATGGGTGAAGATGTAATGGATAGGGCACTGAGGGGGTTAAGCGGTGAGCAAAAAGAGGCATTGTCTTATATGCTCCAGATTATCTATGAGAATTTGAAAACCAGCACGTCTCATGGTTAA
- a CDS encoding tetratricopeptide repeat protein, whose product MKKLSTVMVCLVMAGGMSSCFADAYQEGENALKNNVYSDAAALFEKACNSGNAQGCFQLGALYEKGDGVVQNKYKAVVLYAQACNGGESHGCSNMAMTYDTP is encoded by the coding sequence ATGAAAAAGTTATCTACAGTTATGGTTTGTCTCGTTATGGCCGGAGGTATGTCATCGTGTTTTGCCGATGCTTATCAAGAGGGTGAAAACGCCTTAAAAAACAATGTCTATTCTGACGCGGCGGCTTTATTTGAAAAAGCGTGCAACAGCGGAAATGCTCAAGGGTGTTTCCAACTCGGCGCTCTTTATGAAAAAGGGGACGGAGTCGTGCAAAACAAGTATAAAGCGGTTGTACTCTATGCACAAGCCTGTAACGGCGGTGAATCGCACGGTTGCAGCAATATGGCTATGACATACGATACGCCTTGA